In Anthocerotibacter panamensis C109, the sequence GGTGACTTCGTTGATGCCCTGTTTGAGTAGCCAGCGCGGTAAAGGAATAAGGATATTATCGCCATTGAGGGTGATGCGTCTAACTAATTTGCCGTTGAGTAGGACCTGTAAGCCGTTGAGCAGGCGACCGCCGCGCAGATTGGATTGCCCCGCCCGATAGGAATCTGGGGTATCCACTCCGATAAGCGAACCGATGCGTAGCGCAGGGTCGCGCGTAGGGATATTCGGCAAGCGGAAGCGGCGCTTGAAGACAAAGCCCTCGGAAGGGATGCGAAAGTCTCCGGCGTTGGCAGAATTTGGGGAATAGTCGTTATCCCCTAAGTGACGGACCCGGTCATCGAGCACGAGGGTCTGGGTTGCTAGCCGCTCTAATTGCAGTTCGAAGGGGGCTCGCTGGTCTTTACGGGTGGTTAGCGAGAAGGGTGTAAAGTCATTGGCCGCGCGGGCAGTCAGGATGCGGTTGGCGGGGACCGGGCGCGGCAGGGTAAAGCGACCATCCTGGTCTGTGGTCACGCGGATGTGCTCTTCCGGGACTTCGATGATCACCCCGACTAGGGGTTTGCCGGTTTTTTGGTCTACCACGCTGCCGCTGTTGCTGGAGTCGAGGTCCACAGCAGCGCGGGACTTTGCCAGTGGGTTGATGCTGAGGCCCAGACGGCGCTTGAGGGTAGTGGCATCAGCGGGGGTGATCTGACCGTCCCCATCAATATCTGCTGCCTGGATTTGCTCGTCACTGAGCAGCCCGTCTCCCTGGAGGTACTGCTCTAGCACCTGGAGGTCCTGTTGGTCTGTGTGTCCGTCTCCGGTGAGGTCGCCTGGAGTGGCGGCGACAGACGGAGCCAGGACCAGAGCTGCCAGAATCATGTAGGGCTTGAGGTTCATCGCTTCTCTCTGGAGCAGGTCATGGCCCGGAACGGAAAAAATCCCGCTCCTCGCGCCCCGGAATAACCAGAATAACATTGGCAAACTCTATATCGTCATAGAACGTGCCACCTTCCGGGGTGCTGAACAAATTACTCAAGGCATTGTTGGGCCGGACAATCGCACTGGAACTGCCCGTGGCTAACACCACTTCGTTGCTGCCCACCCGCAGCAACCGTCGGGGGAGCGCAATGACCAGATTATCGCCATTGAGGGTGATCCGCTTGACCAGTGACCCATTGAGGTATACCCGGAAAGCAGCGTTTCCTGAGCCATCAAAGACAGCATAGGCCGGAAGTTTAGATTGACCGGCTCGCACGGAGTCCACTGTGTCTACCCCAATGAGAGAACCGATACGCAGGTAGGGCTCCTGGTCCGGCAAGAACGTGAGATCAAAAGAGCGGCGGATTTCGCCCCCCTCGGAGGTCAGACGAAACTCGCTCGCATTGGCGGAGGTCCGGTCATAGTCGTTGTCTCCTAAATGCCGGACCCGATTGTCGAGTACAACTGTCCGCGCATTGAGCGGTTCTAGCCTGAAGTCTACGCCTGCCCCGGGATTCTGCGTAGTCGTGGTGGTGAGGGAGAAGGGCGTATAGTTGGGGGCGTTGACGGTGACGATCCGTCCGGGGGGGATGGCCCGTGGTAAGGTGAAGCGGCCCTCGCCATCGGTGGTGACGCGAATATCCTCTCCAGGAACCTCGACGACCACACCAGCCAGAGGGCGTCCTGTCCGTTGGTCTGTGACTCGCCCGCTGTTGTTGGCGTCCAAGCCAATCGTCGCTTGGGGGGGAGTGTCGCGCGGGAGCGCGGCGGTGTTTCCTTCTAGGTGGCGCTTGAGCGCAGTGGCATCTCTGCGGGTGACGCGGCCATCTCCGTCGTAGTCCGCCGCCTGAGTTGCACTGTCATCTAGCAGAAGATTTCCTTGGAGGAAAGCTTCGAGCTGCTTCAGGTCCGCTTGGTCGATTTTGCCGTCATTTGTGATATCACCGGGGGTAGCCCAGACCGGTACCATCAGGCCCAGACTGGTTACGGCAAGCAGGAGCACAGGCTTGAGGTCCATAGACGCCACCTGGGAGAAACATCTCTCCTAGAATAGAACGTTCATCTATAGGTTCCCAAGAGCTGAAACTGGTAACCTCATTGTTCATTCCGGTTCCGGTAGCTTTCCCTGGGACAATTTGGCTTGGAGGAGGGCTAGCAGTTCGTCTTCGCTGAGGACTTTTACCCCTAGCTCCAGGGCTCTGGTGAGCTTAGAACCGGCTTTCTCGCCAGCCACCACGAAGTTAGTTTTTTTGCTCACACTGCTGGTAGCTTTACCACCATGGCGCTCGATAAGGGCGGTACATTCTTCTCTGGAGCGGGTGGGCAGGGTGCCGGTGATGACAAAGGTTTGGCCCAAGAGACTCTCGCTGAGTAGGGTCTGGCCGTCGGTCCCCCGGATCTGGACTCCGTGGGCCTCCAGAGCTTGGATCAACTGCTGGTGCGTAGGGTCCTCAAACCAATGGTGAATCGACTGGGCAATCTCCGCGCCGACTCCATAGATGGCTGAGATGTCCTGGATACTGGCTTGAGCGAGCGCCTGAGCCGAAGGAAAGACTTTAGACAACAGTACTGCCATCGTCTGACCGACATGGCGGATCCCTAAGCCAAATAGAACCTTGGGCCAAGGTTTTGTTTTGGAGTGGGCAAGGCTGGCAAGGACATTTTGGGCGGACTTGGTGCCCATACGCTCGTAGGCGCTCAGTTCATCCAGAGTGAGCGTGTAGAGGTCTGCCAGAGAATGGACCCGGCCTGTGTCCACCAGTTGGGCGATGAGCTTTTCGCCGATACCTTGGATATCCAAGGCCGCTCGGCTACACCAATGCGCCACGCTTGCCTTGAGCACCTGCGGACAGCGGTGGTTAGGGCAGCGCACTAGGATATCTTCGCGGACTACCGGGGTGTGGCACACCGGGCAGACCGTGGGGAATGAATAGGGTTGGCTGATGGAGGGGCGTAATTCCTGTAGGACTTTGACCACCTCGGGGATAATCTCGCCCGCTTTGCGCACAATGACGCTATCTCCCGGACGGACATCCAGTTCGGTGATGCGGTCCTGATTGTGGAGGGTCGCACGCGCAACCGTCGTTCCGGCGAGGAGGACGGGTTGGAGTTCGGCCACGGGGGTGAGCGCTCCGGTTCGGCCTACCTGGATGGTGATGTCCTGGACCGTGGTGACCGCCTCTTCGGGGGGGTATTTGTAGGCCACAGCCCAGCGCGGGGCTTTAGCATTGAAGCCCAATTCCTCTTGCAGA encodes:
- the ligA gene encoding NAD-dependent DNA ligase LigA, which produces MGREQDHERLVQLREILNRASYRYYVLDDPELPDSVYDQYYRELQALEARYPAWITPDSVTQRVGAEPLQEFQTVRHRIPLYSLDNVFTLEELSQWEKRVNKLVGEVEFVCELKIDGLALALTYEKGLLTRGLTRGDGHLGEDITTNIRTIRSVPLQLQIPEPSELLEVRGEAFIPFQEFDRINSERAEQGEKLFANPRNACAGTLRQLDPRVVSARHLNFFAYSLPNSPALTQDQTLAFLKSCGFRVNPHWALCRNRKEVQDFIEYWLTARHQLPYGTDGVVIKVNDLHLQEELGFNAKAPRWAVAYKYPPEEAVTTVQDITIQVGRTGALTPVAELQPVLLAGTTVARATLHNQDRITELDVRPGDSVIVRKAGEIIPEVVKVLQELRPSISQPYSFPTVCPVCHTPVVREDILVRCPNHRCPQVLKASVAHWCSRAALDIQGIGEKLIAQLVDTGRVHSLADLYTLTLDELSAYERMGTKSAQNVLASLAHSKTKPWPKVLFGLGIRHVGQTMAVLLSKVFPSAQALAQASIQDISAIYGVGAEIAQSIHHWFEDPTHQQLIQALEAHGVQIRGTDGQTLLSESLLGQTFVITGTLPTRSREECTALIERHGGKATSSVSKKTNFVVAGEKAGSKLTRALELGVKVLSEDELLALLQAKLSQGKLPEPE
- a CDS encoding dockerin type I domain-containing protein, whose product is MLFWLFRGARSGIFSVPGHDLLQREAMNLKPYMILAALVLAPSVAATPGDLTGDGHTDQQDLQVLEQYLQGDGLLSDEQIQAADIDGDGQITPADATTLKRRLGLSINPLAKSRAAVDLDSSNSGSVVDQKTGKPLVGVIIEVPEEHIRVTTDQDGRFTLPRPVPANRILTARAANDFTPFSLTTRKDQRAPFELQLERLATQTLVLDDRVRHLGDNDYSPNSANAGDFRIPSEGFVFKRRFRLPNIPTRDPALRIGSLIGVDTPDSYRAGQSNLRGGRLLNGLQVLLNGKLVRRITLNGDNILIPLPRWLLKQGINEVTLATTSSQQSRSLLSELLGGFIQEEDSVDYDDMEFAQVVLFIPEEGSPKRK
- a CDS encoding dockerin type I domain-containing protein, yielding MDLKPVLLLAVTSLGLMVPVWATPGDITNDGKIDQADLKQLEAFLQGNLLLDDSATQAADYDGDGRVTRRDATALKRHLEGNTAALPRDTPPQATIGLDANNSGRVTDQRTGRPLAGVVVEVPGEDIRVTTDGEGRFTLPRAIPPGRIVTVNAPNYTPFSLTTTTTQNPGAGVDFRLEPLNARTVVLDNRVRHLGDNDYDRTSANASEFRLTSEGGEIRRSFDLTFLPDQEPYLRIGSLIGVDTVDSVRAGQSKLPAYAVFDGSGNAAFRVYLNGSLVKRITLNGDNLVIALPRRLLRVGSNEVVLATGSSSAIVRPNNALSNLFSTPEGGTFYDDIEFANVILVIPGREERDFFRSGP